The Rheinheimera mangrovi genome contains the following window.
ACCTTTGTCTTCTGGCAGGAAGGGATAAAGTGATTTACTGACGGCTTCGTTTGTTTAAATTAAAGTAATTCAAATAGACAAATCAAAACAATCAAAAACTAATTAACGCTTTCACTAAGTGGTGTATGGAGGCCTTTGATCATCGCCGTCAATAATTTACCTACAGTTTTAACCTCTTGATGAAGTGAATGATCATCCTGAACCAGCAGCATTTTCAGTTTATGCTTTCTGGCCCAAGCGATAACTTGTTCAACTGGAACAACCTCATCGTCCCAACCATGCACTACTGCAATATCGTGGGCAACTGGTGTAGGGCTCAAATTTGGATAGCCAGTAAGTCCAATAGCTGGCGCCATCAATAAAAGGCCATCTGGTTGAAGTACTTCCGATGCTTGAGAACTAACATAGCCGCCCATACTGGAACCGACCAAGATTAGTCCTTTATGTGCCGGTAACTCAGTCTTAACTAAAATAGTCACACGTTCAGCAGGATCCTGAGTTTGGGTGTAATCGATACTGATGGTGTTGGCACCATCTTTTTCTGCTATTTGCCGCAACTGTAAAATTTTACGACTAGCAGGCCCACTTTCTTTACCGTGGCTAAAAATTACCAGTGGTTTAAGTTCCATTAGTTGAAAGTTCCTTAACAAAGCGCTTTTTTAATCTGGCTTAACATTACAGGTAATTGTTTAGCAACCCAAGTGCCGAAACAAGAAAAGTTCCCAGTTGACAAATGTAAACAATCGCATATTTTGGTTCAGTGGTCTCAGGATGTACAGGAGTAGAGATGCCGACCTTAACTCAGGAACTAAAACGAAGTAACAGAAAGCTGTTGTCTTCTCTGGATATATACAGCCAACTGAAAGCAATGGCTCGAAACACCAAGGAAAAGTTTGTTGAAGGCGAGTTAGAACATCACTCAACCACCGCTTTAGTGCATGAAGTCTACCTAAAGCTCAGTCAAAGCAGTACTCAGCTACTGACAGATGATCAGAAAGAACTGCTCAAACAACTTGCTCAAGCGGTCCGTTCAGTGGTGATTGACCTTCTGAGAAAACAGCGTTCACAAAAGCGAAGCAACGGTGGTTTTGAGCCAGAACCAGAACAAGGGCTGGATGCAGACACATTACTGAAAATTGACAGTATCATTCAGCACATGGAGCACGAGTTTCCTGAGCAAGCTCAGGCAGCGGTTTTATATCATTTCAATAGTATGAAAGTACCTCATATCGCATCAGTGCTGAATTTATCTGAACCCACGGTTTACAGCTACCTGAACTTTTTTAAGCGTTATGTGCAGGTCGAATTAGCCCAATAAAACACAGCTCATCACATTCGTAAGGGAATACCAATACTAATGAACTTATACGAAGCCTTCGCAGACGCTATTGCGTTGCCTACAGCCGAACAACAGCAGCAGTTTCTGGTTATGCTGCATGAACAATCCAAAGAACTCGCACAACAATTGGCGCAGATGCTAAAAGCCGCAGCGGATGCCGGTGAGCATACCCTTGGAGTGAAACACATCATGGCAAACACTGCTGCGAAGTGGTGTGCTGCTGATTTTTCCGCTCAATTAAGCGGTATGCAGTTAGATGTGTGGCGACTGGATCAACTGCTGGCGCAAGGTGGTATGAGTGCGGTTTATCTGGCATCCAGACAGGATGGACAGTTTGAACAGCAAGTCGCTATTAAGGTTCTGAATCCGCTGATTTATCCGGTTTCACCGCAAACCAAAGCCTTTGACGAAGCAGGCTTATGTGCCCGTTTACATCATAAAGCTATCACGACCATCCTGGATGCCGGAGTGGTAAGCTTTAACGACGGGCAGGCACATTATATTGTTATGGAGTATGTTGATGGTCAGCCGCTATCAGACTGGTTGACACAAAAAAAGCCAGATATTACTAAGCTGCTGGTATTGATTACTGAGTTATGTGATGCGTTGCATTTTGCCCATACGCATCAGGTGATCCATGCCGATTTAAAACCTGCCAATATTCTGGTAGATACTCAGGGCCATGCCCGCTTAATTGACTTTGGTATTTCGCAACTTCAGCACAATGAACAGGGTACTGATGAGCAGGTGCAGCTTTACGTTAGGGCTTTATCATGTGGATTTGCCAGCCCCGAACAAATGAAAGGTGAAGCTTTAAGCACTTTATCTGACCTTTTTAGTTTGGGCAAAGTGCTGGAACACGCCCTTACTGCCATTGCACCTGAGCTGCCAAAACATAACAAGTTGTACTACCGGGAATTACAGGCCATTATCCACAAAGCGACAGCGATAGAACCGTCTCAGCGTTACTTGTCGATCAGGGACTTGCAGCAGGATATAACAGCAGTACTGCAAAAAAGACCAGTGACAGCCATAAAATCCTCTGGCTTATACAGGTTGCATAAGTTTGTATTGCGCCAACCCTGGTTAACTGCTTTAGCAACAACCTTAGTTACAGCCGCCATTGGATTCGGCCTGACGTTGTGGCAACACAACAAAGTACTGCAACAAGAGCGACAAATGGCAGATCAGGTTGCGGATTTTATGGTTGAGGTATTTAAAGCGGCTGATCCTGAATCCTATGACAGCAACCCAATCAGTGCTCAGGATTTGTTGTTAACCGCCAAAAACAAGCTGCAAACATTAAATGCATCCGAACAAGTGTTGCACAGATTGCAGTTGCAACTGGCGTCAGCACTGCATGGCGTGGGTGAATATAAGCATTCCCTCGATTTGCTTGAACAAATACCAAACAGCAGCAGTTTATATGTGAACAAACATCTGCTGACTGTTTCGGTAAAGCTTGACCAAAGTGAGTTAGAACCAGCTTTAGCTTTGTTACAGCAATTAAATCCAGAACAACTAAGCGAACATTCGCGTCTGAAGTATTACCTGTATCAGGCCAATATTGCTCACTTCAACAGTGAATATCAGCAATCTTTGGACTGGTTAAAGCAAGCAGAGCAAATCGCCCGTCAAATGCCTCAATATTCAGATTTAGTGACTATTAAAAACTATGAAGTGGCCAATTATATTCAGCTTGGAAATGCAGCGATGCAATTGCAGGCAGCAAAAGAAGCGGAAGTGATCGCCAAAACTCACTTTGGTGAAAGTTCAGGGGAACTGATTACAGCGCTGCATAGTTTACAAAACGCTTTAGCTTCCAATGAAGACTATGAAGAATCTGGAGTGGTTCTTGAAAACGTATTGCGGCTTAAAAAACAGATTTACCCCAAAGATCATCCCACCATAGCAATGGCTCTGAATGAATTGGGGAGCAATTACGCCAGTCTGGAGCAATATGACAAGGCGGTTGAGCAGCATCAGCAGGCTATTCAGATGATCGAAGGGCGTTTTGGCCAGAAACACATTGACTATATTTATGGCAATGCTTATTTGGGAAACGCTTATGGGTTTTTACAACAGCATGAACAAGCCATTGCCGCTCATCAATTAAGTTACAGTGCCAGCGAGAAATTTTTGGGACCAGATAATCTGGTTACGCTGAACGCGCTGAATAATCTTGGTCGTGCTTTTCATGAAAAAGGAGATCATCAAAAGGCCAAAACGCTAGTAGAAACTGGCCTGGAAATGGCGCGTAAACAGTTTGATGAAGACTCACTGCGGTTGGCGTTATTTAAGGCTACTTATGGCAGCATATTGCTGGCACTTAACGATGTAGCCGGAGCACAGCTCAATCTGGAACAAGCGTTGACTGTGATGAAAAATACGCTTGGCGAAGCTCATACCCGTTACCAGCGTACTTTTGAGAAATACAAGCAAGCGCAGCAATTGAGTAATGGCTAAAAATAACGGCCCCAGCAGTTTGGCCTTTATTAGTAGCAACAACCTAAGAGCAGTTTCAATGAAAAGAATAGGCATAGTGGAAGACGAAGCTGAATTTGCTCAGTGGCTAAAAGCTGCGCTGGCAGGCATTGAAGGTTATGAGTGCGTAGTTGTAGCGCATTCGCTGGCGCAAGCCAATGAACTATTAGCAACACATCCAGTAGATGTCTTGTTAGTGGACCTTGGATTGCCGGACGGTAATGGTGCGGATTTAATTTTAAAGGTTTTTAAAAAATATCCGGACACACGCTGTTGTGTGCTGAGTTCCATGGACGATGGCGAAGTTATTTTTAATGCGTTTTTTCAGGGCGCAGACGGTTTTCTGATTAAAAACACTGAAAAAACAGTACTGCTGGAAGAGCTAAAAACAACGCTCGAAGGTGGTT
Protein-coding sequences here:
- a CDS encoding YqiA/YcfP family alpha/beta fold hydrolase is translated as MELKPLVIFSHGKESGPASRKILQLRQIAEKDGANTISIDYTQTQDPAERVTILVKTELPAHKGLILVGSSMGGYVSSQASEVLQPDGLLLMAPAIGLTGYPNLSPTPVAHDIAVVHGWDDEVVPVEQVIAWARKHKLKMLLVQDDHSLHQEVKTVGKLLTAMIKGLHTPLSESVN
- a CDS encoding ECF-type sigma factor, with the protein product MPTLTQELKRSNRKLLSSLDIYSQLKAMARNTKEKFVEGELEHHSTTALVHEVYLKLSQSSTQLLTDDQKELLKQLAQAVRSVVIDLLRKQRSQKRSNGGFEPEPEQGLDADTLLKIDSIIQHMEHEFPEQAQAAVLYHFNSMKVPHIASVLNLSEPTVYSYLNFFKRYVQVELAQ
- a CDS encoding serine/threonine-protein kinase; this encodes MNLYEAFADAIALPTAEQQQQFLVMLHEQSKELAQQLAQMLKAAADAGEHTLGVKHIMANTAAKWCAADFSAQLSGMQLDVWRLDQLLAQGGMSAVYLASRQDGQFEQQVAIKVLNPLIYPVSPQTKAFDEAGLCARLHHKAITTILDAGVVSFNDGQAHYIVMEYVDGQPLSDWLTQKKPDITKLLVLITELCDALHFAHTHQVIHADLKPANILVDTQGHARLIDFGISQLQHNEQGTDEQVQLYVRALSCGFASPEQMKGEALSTLSDLFSLGKVLEHALTAIAPELPKHNKLYYRELQAIIHKATAIEPSQRYLSIRDLQQDITAVLQKRPVTAIKSSGLYRLHKFVLRQPWLTALATTLVTAAIGFGLTLWQHNKVLQQERQMADQVADFMVEVFKAADPESYDSNPISAQDLLLTAKNKLQTLNASEQVLHRLQLQLASALHGVGEYKHSLDLLEQIPNSSSLYVNKHLLTVSVKLDQSELEPALALLQQLNPEQLSEHSRLKYYLYQANIAHFNSEYQQSLDWLKQAEQIARQMPQYSDLVTIKNYEVANYIQLGNAAMQLQAAKEAEVIAKTHFGESSGELITALHSLQNALASNEDYEESGVVLENVLRLKKQIYPKDHPTIAMALNELGSNYASLEQYDKAVEQHQQAIQMIEGRFGQKHIDYIYGNAYLGNAYGFLQQHEQAIAAHQLSYSASEKFLGPDNLVTLNALNNLGRAFHEKGDHQKAKTLVETGLEMARKQFDEDSLRLALFKATYGSILLALNDVAGAQLNLEQALTVMKNTLGEAHTRYQRTFEKYKQAQQLSNG
- a CDS encoding response regulator transcription factor, producing the protein MKRIGIVEDEAEFAQWLKAALAGIEGYECVVVAHSLAQANELLATHPVDVLLVDLGLPDGNGADLILKVFKKYPDTRCCVLSSMDDGEVIFNAFFQGADGFLIKNTEKTVLLEELKTTLEGGFASSAPFHQRVLAFAKKTAQFRALLSEREMEIIQLLARGYSQKEVAATLDVQASTVNSHQKSVYTKLHVNSLAGATKVLSL